The DNA window TTTCCACTGCTCATAGAGCCATGACGGCCAACCAAGGCTTTCctgttttgttcttcatttaGATGGAGACTTTTTATATCCATAGTTTATATCTATGTTTacaacacaccacatatacaaaacatcacacatcagacacaacacatatacaacacatcacacatcaaatacaacacatcacacattagacacaacacatcacacattagacacaacacacatcaaacacaacacatcacacataaattacaatacataagatacaacacatcacaacacattagataaaacacaacacatatacaacagATCGCACATCACAtatacaacacatcacacatcagatACAACGCACCACAtatacaacacatcacacatcagatacaacacaccacatatacaacacatcacacctcacatacagcacaacacatatacaacacatcACATAAACAACACATCAGATACAACACATCaaatacaacacatcacacatcaaatacaacacatatacaacatatcacacatcagatccaacacaacacatatacaacatatcacacatcagatccaacacaacacatatacaacataTCACACATCAGATCTAACACAACATATATACAACAtatcacacatcagacacaacacatcacacatcaaatacaacacaacacatatacaacacatcacacataaaatacaacacatcagataaaacacaacacatatacaacacaacacacatcagatctaacaacatatatacaacatatcacacatcagacaacacatcacacatcaaatacaacacaacacatatacaacacatcacacatcaaatacaacacatcagataaaacacaacacatatacaacacatcacacatcaaatacaacacatatacaacataTCACACATCAGATCTAACACAACATATATACAACAtatcacacatcagacacaacacatcacacatcaaatacaacacaacacatatacaacagacacaacacatcaaataaaacacaacacatatacaacacatcGCACATCAGATACAACACACCACATATCCAACACACCACCACGTGACAGGCACCTGTTTGAACCAACCCCCATCCTCTGTCgctttccctccctctcaggACTGGGCTTTGCCCTCTGCTACACACCTGCCATCACCACAGTGGGCGCATACTTCAGCGAGAGGAAAGCGCTAGCGTACGGCATCGCCTTCTCTGGCAGCAGCATCGGAACCTCCATCCTTGCACCGGCGGTGCAGCTCCTCATTGAGTTCTATTCCTGGAGAGGGGCACTCCTTATCCTGGGGGGGCTGGACCTTCACTTGTGCGCCTGTGGGGCTCTTATGAGGCCCCTGAGGGTCCACAGGCAGAAGAATAGCTGCACAGTTGAGGAGGGAGAATTCGAGGGCAACATGCTAAAGTCAAAGCAAGCAGAGGCTAAGCTGCGCAAAGGGTTGAATCTGGAAGACGCGCAGATTCAACAGAAGTACAAATTGGAGATGGTGGGGTCGAACTGTGTTGTGATAAACGGAGACGAAGTTAAGAGTGGAGACCTAGGAAATGAGGACAGATCAGGCAAAGAGCAAGCCGAGGTTCTGCTTTGTAGTGGAGAACAACCATACTTTGGGGGAACCGGGGTGGAAAATACAGACTCTGAACAAGCAGGAGTGAAGATTATTGATTCTACCCAAAGAGACACAAAccttgaaaagaaaaaacatgaagAAGACCCTGTTTTAACAGACAGAGACATCAAAGAGAACTGGGAAGTGAATTCAAAGACAGGGGGTGCAAACGGTATTCTGGAAAAAACAACCAGAGattcaaagcaaaacacaaatggcAAGTTTACAAGCATGATGCACCCAACAATCTTAAACACTGAGAGACGTGCATGTCCTTCACCTTCTATATCAGCAAACGCAGATCTGCCAGGTTCAAAACAACCTGACACAAACCGAGCTGTTTCACAGCTTGCTGCGTTGGTGCCAACGGACTCGAAGATGCTTTGCGAGAAGGTATCCTGTAAATGTGCAGCTCTTATCGACCATCGTGCAAAATCCAGGAGCCGAGCAAAGGAAGGCGATGCCTGCCTGCAGTTCCCACGAGAGTTCAGCGTCTTCCTGCAGCCGGACGTCCTGCTCCTGGCGGGGTCCTTTGTCTTCTTGGCGTTCGGCTGTAACGTGCCCTTCGTCTACTTGCCAGCTTACTCCCTCAGCATCGGCGCCGCGCCACAGCAGGCTGCCCTCGTCATATCCGTCATGGGAATGATGGGAATTGTGGGTAATATCACTTTCGGCTGGATCTCAGACAGAAAGTGAGTCAAGATTTGAAGTTCTTACAGATGCCTGTGTTATTATTATACAGGTGTCggtattattattgtgatgTCAGTATTGTTACAGCGATTTTGGTACAGATATTCATCATATCTGACATCATTGATCCATATTGCCATAGTGATGTCGGTACATATGTCGGTATTGCTATAGTGATGACTGTACAGATGTCTGTATTGCTATAGCGATGTTGGTACAGATGTCGGTATTGCTATAGCGATAGACCAGCTGAACTAATACTGAGCTAAGGGCCTGCTATGCAAATGTGTTATGTTTATGTGatcattatgtttattttgtggcTATAATGTGGTCTGGCGAGATGTCTGAGTGAGCATTTTAAGTAGTCTACCATTGTCAAAGcccaagtcaaatttatttatatagggTTTTTTACAACaactgttgtcacaaagcatctttacccATATCCAAGTCCGAGCACTTGTCTTTATCTTTTAACACTTCTCAAActctctgttgttctctgcAGGTGTTTGAGGGCATTTCGAGTAGTGACGTACCTGCTTGCCGTGGGTCTGGACGGATTGATCTGCCTCTTCTTGCCCCTGTCCAGGACCTTTTCTCTGCTGGTACCTCTTGCCCTTTTTTACGGCTACTTCGATGGTGCCTATGTGGCACTTATCCCTGTGGTAACCGCCAACATCGTAGGCCCCACCTACTTCTCCTCTGCCCTGGGCTTGGTCTACTTCCTGCATGCGATCCCGTACCTCATCAGCCCACCAATGGGAGGTGAGGGCACACTGACACTAACTTAGGAGTACATGCTTAGACACCGAACATTTATACTTACGCAGATCAAATGCATACGTTAGCACAAACACGGACACGTGTTCGCATAGAAATCTCTGCTGAAATagctctgtccctctctcaggTTGGCTGGTGGACCGGACGGGCTCTTACATGCCTGCATTCCTCCTGGGTGGCACCTCATTAATCTGCAGCGCTGCGATTTTGGCCATAGTGACACTGGCTCGCTGCTCCTGTAGAGGGCGCTCTCGCTCTTGCATGTGCAACACCTCCAAATGACTGAGGGATTTTGGGAGGATGAATCCCAGCTAAGGGTGAGAAACTGTTCATCAGGGGAAAACGTCACTGTGATCAGAAGACGGAGCACTGCGCCGACTTCAAACGTATTAGCGGAGAGAGTATTCTGTACACTGACTGGAGTATACTCCATACTGACTGGATTATACCTCACACTGACTGGAGTATACTCCACACTGACTGGATTATACCTCACACTGACTGGAGTATACCTCACACTGACTGGAGTATACTGCGCACTGACTGGATTATACCCCACACTGACTGGAGTATACCCCACACTGACTGGAGTATACCCCACACTGATTGGAGTATATTGCACACTGACTGGAGTATATTGCACACTGACTGAAGTATACCCCACACTGACTGGAGTATATTGCACACTGACTGGAGTATATTGCACACTGACTGAAGTATACCCCACACTGACTGAAGTATACCCCACACTGACTGAAGTATAACCCACACTGACTGAAGTATACCCCACACTGATTGGAGTATATTGCACACTGACTGAAGTATACCCCACTGACTGAAGTATACCCCACGCTGACTGGAGTATATTGCACACTGACTGAAGTATACCACACACTGACTGGAGTATACCCCACACTGATTGGAGTATATTGCACACTGACTGAAGTATACCCCACTGACTGGAGTATACCACACACTGACTGAAGTATACCCCACGCTGACTGGAATATATTGCACACTGACTGAAGTATACCACACACTGACTGAAGTATATTGCACACTGACTGAAGTATACCACACACTGACTTACCTCAATTGCCCTGAATttgaagagatttttttttaaacatcttttaaatgtttttatatgaattGTTTTCCTTTAACTGCACTGTAAATGATAGGATTCTGTCCACAATAATGGGCTGGTGTCTCTGTATGGGAAACATCACAGGAATCTGCTCTATGCTGGGTTTTTGGTCACATTATAGCTGCAGGTCAAGATTGTATCATTGACTAAGTGTAGTTAAAATTTAGGTTGTGTACTTGGTCCCAGACCTGTCAGTAAGTGAAAAATATTAATCCAGCTGCAATTGTTATTTTATACTATGTGGTACTTTTGTACAATTGAACTTTTAAGTAGAAATAAACTTATTTTACTCATTGTCCTAAAAGAGCTTTCTTCAGTAGTTATTCCCTGGAGTAGCTAGCTTTTAGTTGGGCAGGGGTATTTCGGAAGTAATTTGACTGAACACGTTAATGTTTTTAGTAATGTACGACAGTTCAAGTAGTTACGTGTCATTGTTTAAGTGCCATCATTGTTTTACTGACTCACCTATGGTCTGTCCTGACAGGAGTGAACCTGTGAAGTATGTAGCCTTCCCTAGTCACAACTACAACAAATTATTTCTGCATGAACACTTACTGACATAGCATTTTACACAGGATTAAAATCATGTATAGTGATCATTATTTAGTAAGTAAAAGGCACTGGAATATTTACCTATGTGAGACCACAAAGgctataaaatgaatatttaattcaGATTAAAATCACTGAGGTATATGGACAAATTAATACATTACTCCACTTGGTCATGTAAAACTACTTGGGTGGCTCCTTCCTAAACATTTTCAAGTGGTGAAATGAACTAATAGTGTTTCTAGTACTCATAAAGTATCAAATTGATCAAATTGAGTATCACAGTTCATTTCTGCAGTTTATAGAAAAGAATGCTTCTTTTAGTCAAGGATTTTCAGCCAGTGAGCTATCCAAGCACAGCAGAACAGGGAAGAACGTTTGTTATTCAACCTCAGAGCATCTACTTCCTGTCAGTTTATACTTATGACATCAACAtctttccttcttctccttcttgaATGATGCGCTGCACACGATTGGCGTCCGATTTCCTGCCTTGATTGTGGAGCGCTTTGACGAGAGCCTTACACGCACCTCTTTCCCCTTGTTTCTGATACCAGGCCTCCAGCAGTTTGTAGGTCTGTTCTTCTGCATTATTGGGGTGGTTGATCTCTTGCCTGTCAATCTCAGCCTCATCCAGGGTAAGTCTGGCCACGGCCTTCACGTCCTGCAGCTTCAGAACGCTGGCTATCTTAGATAGGTATGGTCTCAAGACCACATCATCTGCCCGGGATACAACAACATTGTTGGTTTTTGGCCTTAAGACTTTGATTTTCTCACAGAATTGCTTAATCAGGGTGTAACACAGTTGAACTGGACTAGTGTAACAGTTGAACAGGACATATATTATTAAAGTACTGGATTAGTGTGACAGTTGATCAGGACATATATTATTAAAGTACTGGATTAGTGTGACAGTTGATCAGGACATATATTATTAAAGTACTGGATTAGTGTGCCAGTTGAACAGGACATATATTATTAAAGTACTGGATTAGTGTGCCAGTTGAACAGGACATATATTATTAAAGTAGTGGATTAGTGTGACAGTTGAACAGGTTTAATTTCATTCAACTCAGATGCTGCTCTGTGATGTGCCAAAGTGTGAAGCCGGGTTagaacacacacctgacagTACTGACAGTTGCTCCAGTTCctacaacagaaaaacagaaatttggAGGAAGAAATCACTGAAAGAACGTGGAATATGAAACACAAACCATAACATACCAATATTAGAAACAAAGTCTTCAGGTTTCTTAGCTCCTCACCGCTACATCTTCGTTTCTCTTTTTCATTGCACATTTTTTAAGACAACCCATCCTCCAGAGGACATAAACTGTAGCTACCAGAACCAGTATAATGATAACAGCACATGCAATAAGTCCACCTGGTGAGTCTGAaagggacaaacacacagacgtgttcATAACCACACTACATGTTGATGGGTTATACAGTACTTATTACTAGACCTGCACGGTCAGAAATGGAAAATTGCTGAGTCTAGTATGCTTTATATAAATTGTACAAAGCATGTTTATGGAGTTTACAATCACACCATCATAAGATGATAAAAAAACATAGTAAGTAACAAGTAACTAAGTAACAAAAACTTAGTCTGAGGTTAGAAGACAGATCATCTAAAAACACTTAAGGCATAATTTACAGAATGCAATcccaaatattttttcttttcagaggGCGTAAGACAGCACATGTCAGGGTGCAGTAACgaactctcactcactcttttcaTGGCACACTGTGTTGCTGGTAGCAGTGCAAGCCACTTTCACCCCCAGACCCTCACATCTGTTAGAAAGGCAGACAGAGCCCAAGGAAAAGGCCATGAGTACGTGCTGCGCATTAAGGCCGCTACAGCATCACATAGCCACTGTAATATCTTAACAATATATATTGTGTTTCCCAGTCCTTCCCAAGCACTGAAGGTTTTAGGTCTCTCCCTGACGAGATGTGCCCACCTCAGCTCGTCACCTGTTCTGCTAACGAATGTCTTCAGGCCTAGGGTTAAGCTGGTtatgcaaatcattttaaaaatggctggCTCGTATTTGaagtgttttgggtttttttcccaaatAAAAGCGTGTTATCCCAATTGTCAAATTTATCCAGTCTCTCAGAATTATCCCAATTTCAGTCTTCTAGTCTACCTAAAGTGTATTTACGTAGCTGTATACAAAAATCTGTTTCTACATCAGCCTTTTCAACTTGAGTCATGTGATAAACAACTTGAGTTTTAAGTTTTATGTGCATGAGGCAGTGTGGACTgagctttaaaaacacactCCTGAACAAATTTACTTGGCACCTTAGAATTCTGTCACTCTACCACTGTGTCACAATATCTTCTTAAATAAACAGatctaaacatttttgttagtTTGGAGTACAACAAAATAAAGCAGAGTAAAGAGAAAAAGTAAAGTTAGCCTGTGTGTAGAAACCCCCTCTACCCTGTTAGCCTGTGTGTAGAAACCCCCTCTACCCTGTTAGCCTGTGTGTAGAAACCCCCTCTACCCTGTTAGCCTGTGTGTAGAAACCCCCTCTACCCTGTTAGCCTGTGTGTAGCCATCTTTTTCTGGCATATGTCTGTGAGATTTGTTTTGATGTCAAGGAGACACCCTAGTGAGGCAGGGGGCATGTTCTGAGATGCACACTTGGTCTGTGGTCAAACCAACACACAGAGTGGAACTGTGCAGACAACACTGGAACAAAATGGAAGGATAATACCCTTCAGAACTAATATATCTAATTGTTTCTATAGATGGATAGGTAGAACTAGGAATATATGCATGGAGACCTGACTTTATCCTTTTCTAATGTAAGTACATACTTTATCCTTTTCTAATGTGAGTACATACTTTATGACTTTCTAATGTAAGTACATACTTTATCCTTTTCTGATGTAAGTACATACTTTATCCTTTTCTAATGTAAGTACATACTTTATCCTTTTCTGATGTAAGTACACACTTTATCCTTTTCTGATGTAAGTACACACTTTATCCTTTTCTGATGTAAGTACATACTTTATCCTTTTCTGATGTAAGTACACACTTTATCCTTTTCTGATGTAAGTACACACTTTATCCTTTTCTAATGTAAGTACGCACTTTATCCTTTTCTGATGTAAGTACATACTTCTCACAGCTGTAGCAGGTAAAGCAGTCTTCACCCTTGTCGCAGTAGTATCCGCTCAGGCAGCGGCAGACTGTGTTGGTTTTATCCGTGCAGTTCTGCTTTACCTCGAGGTGTCCTACAGCACACAAAACAAGGATCAGGAATGTTCAAGAGATGCAGAGCATTACCAATATTATTTgccataaattatataaattatgtgtatataaaatgtcaaaaaggttaattaattaatgtatataatacacaaaatatacttttaacatgattttttttgctgttttattttattctttgatttatattttatttttatttcaaagtatttaatttttaaaatattttttgctctttcttgttttatattttacgtctatatttaatattaattttttgCACTTAATTTTCTGTAAAACACGTTGTTAACTTTACAAAAAAGTGCTATCAAACTAGACTATTAAAACACTCTGTGTAATTAATATGTGCTAGGGGTCCAAGTTTACTGCATGAACCTTggtgtgattattattattatattaatattattattattatttgcatgggtttataacaaatgtaaacaatgcCACGTATAGCCGCaacagcactttttaaaaacaaaatagctCAGACAAATGGCCCATCCTTATAAGCCAAAAGAAAACATGGTCTTCTATTAGGTGATGTCAGTCACTGGGGTTCAGACTGCAGTGCTCATTTGATCATCAGAAGGGCAGAAGGCTCATTTAAGAACTAGCAaagtttgaaaacaaaaatgtagaaatatgataaaacattgtttaaaaaccAACTGAAATCACTGAGCAGATCTATCTGAGCACTGACCAGGTGTGGTCCTAGTATTCGAATGATCAACCAAGTATTCTCTGAAGAGCAACATCCTTCTATGGTCTCAGTATAGCCTGCTATACACCTCAAGCAGACGTACACACAATGGCACAAGCAACGAGACCTGGACTCGCTCAGCCCAACATGAATGTGTCTACACAGGCTGCATCCCTCGGCCATGTGTGTGAAGTGAGGACTACACCTTATTTATTCCTCTGATAAATGTTTGGTCTGGTCAGAGTgggctctctctcaccccctggCCCACAGACAAGAACCAAGACCCCACAGAGTctgaagtttgttttgtttgtgctgaTAGAGACTGAAGCTTTGCCGTGAATCAGTTCTAGAAAAGCTCCCAGAACCATCCATGAAAGGCCCACGTCAGACGTGCTTGCTTGTGGACCAGAAACGCAATACAAAGGGGATCCTGGTATTCTAATTTCAGGTACATTAGAAATAAACTCGTTGCTGAACTTTCTAATTGTGCATTGAGAatgattttacaaaataattaatgaattaaaaataaatgtaattcagggtggtgccccaatcaGTCTTAGCATCCTTGATGGCCAACTGTGTTGATATCgctacatatacatatatctacaCAGACTGAATCACTCAGCCGTACATGCATACGTCTACACCAGCTGACTACCATGGTGGGTTAGGCTAGCTAGGTACGTTTGTGCTAATAATTCAGCTTCTCTTGTATGGTTGCTCAGACTTGAAAATACTGTTGTTGCTGTGCCTCCCTCCACACCATAAAAATTACGCTCTCAGACTGCTGAGATAGAATTTTACATTGGAGAAAGTataaaataaagtcaattttaaacatttctgacaaatAAAGCCCTGTAAAAATCTGGAATCTACCAGAATCCACTATGCGCTATGAGAACACACTGATACCCAAAACTTGACATGAGAAGAGGTGTCCTACATAAAAGCAATTCTGGCAACCGCATTACATCAACATTaatcaaatgacaaaacattCACAGGGAAGAAGTAAAGTTTTGGGAACCTACGTGCGTGCTGGCAGTGCGTACAGTGCTCACAGCTTTTCTCTCCGTTTGGGTGAGCCATAAATGTTCCATCTGGACATTGTGCACACTGGGTTGCTTGTCCTTTACTGCAGTGGTCTAAGACAAGATggcctgaacacacagacacatatgcacacaagcatacatttttagtctttttttgtgtgtgtgcgtatttacTAGCAGGGTCACTGATGCTGTTGACCCCTCTACCTGTTGACCCTCTACATGTCGACCCCTCTACCTGTTTGACAGCGACAGCACTGGAACGCCTCGTGTGAGTACACGCCGTGCGCACATTGCTGGCGTTTCCTACGGCGCATACCTCCTCCCTTCACCGTCCATGCTAAGCTAACGCtcacctgcagagagaagaaaaagtttcactttatatttcatatttatatcaaCTTTATGCCCAAACGTTGAGGCCACGGACACGTTAAGGCGCCTGCGCGGAAGGTGGGCGCCACCTCACAGCGACTTATATGTCTATGTGGgcgctattgtttgtttgtgtttgcgcctTTTTGTTTACAGGCGCAACGTCGTCGGGAGtgtaccggactgccctgacagaggcagggaagctgcctttctccctctcgctgcGAGGTCGCCTTTGCTGGCGGCATCTGGCCCGCCTGGTACTGGATGGTCGCCGggcactgctgtgctgtgtttgtgtttatgtgtacacgGCGCCCGGAGGTTCGCGTTCATTGGACAGACGCGTCGGTAGCCACGCCCCTTGcaagggggttctgtcacggatTGCTCGCCtcccgagtcacgtggtttggcctgccacatgcagtgggagggctgttttgtttgtaaccacacctgcacacacctgcaccttgttcgtctttatgtatataaacccttgtcattgtgtgcagtgtgttggtcattgttaaggTAGCGCCGTTGTGTAGACAGTCTGCGTTGTACTGTTCTGATGCGTTGCCAATCACGGTTTTGTCCTGTGTGAGTGCcctgttaaatgttattaaatgtctcacaaaGTCGTCCTGCCCTAtgccctttggcactcgggccgcGCATTACAGAAACACAATGAATGATGAAGGAAGAAAGTAAAAAGACCATCCTTCTCACTGCTGGAAGTTAGCACTGTGTTCCATTTATTTGTTATGATTGCACTGAATAATATTTGCAAGTGCAATTTTTGTGGCACATATAGTTAAGCTCTAGGAGTGTTGTCATGGCCTGCATCACAATAAAGAGTATTTCCACAAACAGGAACGTTGTCATCTGACTATTTCTCCTCACTGACACtacaaaatgaaacactgattCATTATTCAAAAGACGTGCTCTGCTTCAGTGGGCTAACGGAAAACACCTAAAATGCCTAGGCATAGTTATGTGGATTGGGGGTTTTATTCTGGCAAGTTCTTAAGCACTTTGAATAATCAAGAGGGTGTCAAATTTACCAGAATATGGGAGTCCGTTATGGTGGCAATGAAGCCCCATCGCGCTTCAAATGCACAATAcgtattcatcaaaatgactgCACATGTGCTACCTTTCCAAAACACAGtgcaaattaacaaatgaataTTTCCAGGGAACACTGAGATGGGATGGCCTCTTATGAGACCCGCAGTAACTGACCAACTAGTGATGTAATCACTTTAGCGAATACCAGTTTTAATCATTGATTAGGCtgatacagaatgaacaacTGACATATTCATGTGTATTTCACTGTTGCTATGCTGTACAGAATGCAGCACCAAAGAATGAATCCTTGTCCTGAAGGCACAGATAGTGAATATATTATCTAGGAGGGAGGTGGTCTGTCTGTGGTTTTCTCTATTTGAGTTTCACTATTACAGCATTAAAACTGGTGATTCCAGATCATTCCTGATCAGGTCTGAATTAACATCTTTCAAAGAGGCAATATTTTTTTCACCTTGCAATTTTCTATTCAACAGCAATTAACATCACAGGAAACTAATTCTGTTCCTCCTATAGGTTTACCCCATCAACCCACTGCACCCCAAATCTCAGTTCTGGCCCACATTGTGTCAGCCTGTAACCATAACCATATATTTGGTCAATTATAACCCTCACCCTAGACTGAGCTTCAGGTGAGTGTTCAGAGTAGGAACATGGCTTATTAATTGCTGTCTGTCATCTTAGTCTCCGTGTCAGGAGGTCTGGCCTTTTCTGGCCTGTGGGTATCCTGCAGCACAATAGGACTTTTTAGTCACCGTAGTTCATAGTGGAATATTAACATAGATTTGACTCCATAATAACATAAAAGTACACTGAATgctaaaatgaataatgaataataattgatTGCCATATTTGAGCAGTCATGGTTGCTGGGTATATGCAAATAAGGAATCAAATTAGCCGCATAGCTATATTTGTCATGTTATGGCCcagccccctcctcaaacgtcttagtgtgtgtgtgtgtgtttgtgtgtgtgtgtgttcgtccgtgttgccacgccctctcgtgtcgtccacctgttttgCATTATGTGCAATCGTCTTTAGTGTATATACGTCTCCTGTgtcgtagtgtgtgtgtgctggtgtttaaGGTGTACAGAGCgtgagtgttgtgttttatgtatcaTTCGCGTGCGTAATAAACGTATGTTCAATCGTGCCTCTTCCCCACATCCTGTTTACCTCGAGACGTTACAGAAACACaagaaggatgcctgggaagggtaggaagaaggggagggaggggagtagACACACTTCCCCAGCTCCTGCATGCAATTCCCCGTGTTCTTGGGTACACTCCTGACTCCCGCAATACGGGAGCATGGTCCTGGGGCGGAAGTGGAGGAGTCACAAGGGACTACGTCCGACTACCATGACCGctataatgatttccagtcctcggagtcAGACACCACAGACTTCTCCTGTACTGGGATGAGGCCATCCCTCCTCCTGGCCTCGCTCCCTGGATCTGCAGTGGGGGAGGGACCCGCTGGACGGTTTTACGAAGACCTGCATAGCTATGAGGACCGATACTCACAGGTGGAATCCGTCGGGTCCTGCATGGACCTGACAGAGGGAtagtatagagagagagggcagtACAGTGACGTCGCTCTGGAGTCGGACAGGGCGTCCGATCGTGAGGAGGACCATcgatggagatggaggaggtacCTCAGGGGGATCCTTCCTCTCAGAGTGACGTCACGGGCTTCAAGGAGGACGAGCCTCCAGCAGCCAAGGCTCCACCTAAGGCGCTGCCCAGAGCACGCCGCTCTGGCGCAAGTAAGCAGTCTCGGGTGACTGACGGAGAGGCAGCGTCGGCGGCAGAGGACGACACTCCTTCCCC is part of the Electrophorus electricus isolate fEleEle1 chromosome 13, fEleEle1.pri, whole genome shotgun sequence genome and encodes:
- the fas gene encoding tumor necrosis factor receptor superfamily member 6, translating into MMNSKRLGLLCFLVSVSLAWTVKGGGMRRRKRQQCAHGVYSHEAFQCCRCQTGHLVLDHCSKGQATQCAQCPDGTFMAHPNGEKSCEHCTHCQHARHLEVKQNCTDKTNTVCRCLSGYYCDKGEDCFTCYSCEKCEGLGVKVACTATSNTVCHEKNSPGGLIACAVIIILVLVATVYVLWRMGCLKKCAMKKRNEDVAELEQLSVLSDDVVLRPYLSKIASVLKLQDVKAVARLTLDEAEIDRQEINHPNNAEEQTYKLLEAWYQKQGERGACKALVKALHNQGRKSDANRVQRIIQEGEEGKMLMS
- the LOC113590401 gene encoding monocarboxylate transporter 12-B-like, which produces MAGHVSFPGELAPDGGWGWIIVAACFITTICTRAVTRCMSILLVEFQTQFSRDYSGTAWIPSLVDCTTMLCAPLGSYVGKRWSSRVSVMAGGLVASLGLILSSFATRLEHLYLSLGILTGLGFALCYTPAITTVGAYFSERKALAYGIAFSGSSIGTSILAPAVQLLIEFYSWRGALLILGGLDLHLCACGALMRPLRVHRQKNSCTVEEGEFEGNMLKSKQAEAKLRKGLNLEDAQIQQKYKLEMVGSNCVVINGDEVKSGDLGNEDRSGKEQAEVLLCSGEQPYFGGTGVENTDSEQAGVKIIDSTQRDTNLEKKKHEEDPVLTDRDIKENWEVNSKTGGANGILEKTTRDSKQNTNGKFTSMMHPTILNTERRACPSPSISANADLPGSKQPDTNRAVSQLAALVPTDSKMLCEKVSCKCAALIDHRAKSRSRAKEGDACLQFPREFSVFLQPDVLLLAGSFVFLAFGCNVPFVYLPAYSLSIGAAPQQAALVISVMGMMGIVGNITFGWISDRKCLRAFRVVTYLLAVGLDGLICLFLPLSRTFSLLVPLALFYGYFDGAYVALIPVVTANIVGPTYFSSALGLVYFLHAIPYLISPPMGGWLVDRTGSYMPAFLLGGTSLICSAAILAIVTLARCSCRGRSRSCMCNTSK